A genomic region of Peptoniphilus sp. ING2-D1G contains the following coding sequences:
- a CDS encoding C4-dicarboxylate transporter permease large protein (TRAP-type C4-dicarboxylate transport system, large permease component [Carbohydrate transport and metabolism]; High confidence in function and specificity), with protein sequence MLATAGILFIVLLLLGLPIFILLGGATIIPMILDGLYPLQYPAMATVQSIDSFTYMAIPFFILSGDLMGRGGISKGLVNFVSTLVGFVPGGLAVVTVVSCTLFGAISGSAPATVAAIGGIMIPFMVKAGYGAGFSAALSATSGCIGLMIPPSIGMITYGVTAGASIADLFSAGIFPGILSMILLCIWSIYISKKRNYGEIVKFDASKIFPAFKEAIWSLLMPIIILGGIYSGVFTPTESSAVACLYALIIGFLVTKKLNVKSLLDGLKDSAVTCATILIIIGTAGLFGRLLTMERLPQVLTSFVVENDVTTVQFLLFLNIVMLFLGTFMELNATILILTPVVLPIAKSLGIDPVHMGAIMVVNMTYGLITPPLGINLYVASGITNIKVEETIKEIWPFIITGIMVILATTFLPELTLMFV encoded by the coding sequence ATGTTAGCGACAGCCGGAATTTTATTTATAGTTTTATTACTTTTAGGTCTTCCAATATTTATTTTATTGGGAGGAGCTACAATTATTCCTATGATTTTAGATGGTCTATATCCTTTACAGTATCCTGCTATGGCAACTGTTCAAAGTATCGATTCATTTACTTATATGGCAATTCCGTTTTTTATATTGTCGGGAGATTTAATGGGCAGAGGTGGAATTTCAAAAGGGTTAGTTAATTTTGTTTCTACTTTAGTTGGGTTTGTACCTGGAGGATTAGCTGTTGTTACAGTAGTATCCTGTACACTTTTCGGAGCTATCTCAGGAAGTGCTCCGGCTACCGTTGCCGCTATTGGCGGAATCATGATTCCCTTTATGGTTAAGGCCGGATATGGAGCAGGATTCTCTGCAGCGCTATCAGCGACTTCAGGATGTATTGGATTAATGATTCCTCCAAGTATTGGAATGATCACATATGGTGTAACAGCGGGCGCGTCAATAGCAGATTTGTTTTCTGCAGGTATATTCCCCGGTATTTTATCGATGATTTTACTTTGTATTTGGAGTATATATATTTCGAAAAAAAGAAATTATGGCGAAATAGTAAAATTCGATGCTAGTAAAATTTTCCCGGCATTTAAAGAGGCGATATGGTCACTGCTTATGCCAATAATAATATTGGGAGGAATTTATTCAGGAGTATTTACTCCTACAGAATCATCGGCGGTAGCGTGCCTTTATGCTTTAATCATAGGATTCTTAGTAACTAAAAAATTAAACGTGAAATCATTGTTAGATGGTTTAAAAGATTCTGCGGTTACTTGTGCTACAATTTTAATAATTATAGGTACGGCGGGTCTGTTTGGTCGTCTATTAACTATGGAAAGATTACCTCAAGTGTTGACAAGCTTTGTTGTAGAAAATGATGTTACTACTGTACAATTCTTACTATTCCTAAATATAGTTATGCTGTTCTTAGGTACATTTATGGAGTTAAATGCGACTATACTCATACTAACTCCGGTTGTATTGCCCATAGCTAAATCCTTAGGAATAGATCCTGTACACATGGGTGCAATTATGGTAGTAAATATGACTTATGGATTGATTACTCCTCCGCTGGGAATTAATTTATATGTAGCTTCAGGAATTACAAATATAAAGGTAGAAGAGACCATTAAAGAGATTTGGCCATTTATAATAACTGGAATAATGGTTATTTTGGCAACCACATTCTTGCCGGAATTAACATTGATGTTTGTTTGA
- a CDS encoding PBP2_TRAP_Siap_TeaA_like (This subfamily includes the periplasmic-binding component of TRAP transport systems such as SiaP (a sialic acid binding virulence factor), TeaA (an ectoine binding protein), and an uncharacterized TM0322 from hyperthermophilic bacterium Thermotoga maritima. TRAP transporters are a large family of solute transporters ubiquitously found in bacteria and archaea. They are comprised of a periplasmic substrate-binding protein (SBP) and two unequally sized integral membrane components: a large transmembrane subunit involved in the translocation process and a smaller membrane of unknown function. The driving force of TRAP transporters is provided by electrochemical ion gradients (either protons or sodium ions) across the cytoplasmic membrane, rather than ATP hydrolysis. This substrate-binding domain belongs to the type 2 periplasmic binding fold protein superfamily (PBP2). The PBP2 proteins are typically comprised of two globular subdomains connected by a flexible hinge and bind their ligand in the cleft between these domains in a manner resembling a Venus flytrap; Family membership), with product MNRKTIFSILMLVLLISTLTACKKKGEDEKYTLRIGTTLAPNHALSQGAEYFAKRMDELTDGKVEVWTFPGASLGGEKQMLESMMAGGLDFAIITQSPLTNWIPEMRLVDLPFLFHTEEEVDYILGGEIGNHLFSYLPDYGLYGYGWAENGFRQITNSKRPVKVPADLDGMLIRTMENPLMMDAVSSWGGSPTPLPTGEIYTALQQGTVDGQENPTNQIISQKYYEAQKYLTYTNHFYSPCIFYGSKARIDKLPEDIQEDIKIAAAEACEFQRELSRKQMREADAEMDQYLECYTPTPEELQLWIDASAPTYENYASDIGKDVIDRTQELLKEFRENGGKQ from the coding sequence ATGAATAGAAAAACTATATTTTCTATACTTATGTTAGTATTGCTGATATCAACATTAACGGCTTGCAAAAAAAAGGGTGAAGATGAAAAATATACATTGCGAATAGGAACTACTTTAGCACCTAATCACGCTTTATCACAAGGGGCTGAATATTTTGCCAAAAGGATGGATGAGTTAACAGATGGAAAAGTAGAAGTGTGGACGTTTCCAGGGGCTTCATTAGGTGGAGAAAAACAAATGTTAGAGTCTATGATGGCAGGTGGTTTAGATTTTGCTATAATCACACAATCTCCGCTGACTAACTGGATTCCGGAAATGCGATTAGTTGACTTGCCATTTTTATTTCATACTGAAGAAGAAGTGGACTATATATTAGGTGGAGAAATCGGAAATCACTTGTTTAGTTATTTACCTGATTACGGTTTATACGGATATGGTTGGGCGGAAAACGGATTCAGACAAATTACCAACTCAAAACGTCCTGTTAAAGTTCCTGCAGATTTGGATGGAATGCTGATCAGAACGATGGAAAATCCTTTGATGATGGATGCGGTTTCCAGTTGGGGAGGAAGCCCTACGCCGTTGCCAACAGGAGAAATTTATACGGCGCTTCAACAAGGCACTGTAGATGGTCAAGAAAACCCTACTAACCAAATTATTTCGCAAAAATATTACGAAGCACAAAAATATTTGACTTATACCAATCACTTCTACAGTCCGTGTATTTTTTATGGTAGCAAAGCGAGAATAGATAAGCTTCCTGAAGATATACAAGAAGATATAAAAATAGCAGCTGCAGAAGCTTGTGAGTTTCAAAGAGAACTTTCAAGAAAACAGATGAGAGAAGCAGATGCGGAAATGGATCAATACTTAGAGTGCTATACGCCTACTCCGGAGGAGTTACAATTATGGATTGATGCCAGTGCTCCGACATATGAAAATTATGCTTCAGATATCGGAAAAGACGTAATCGATAGAACTCAAGAATTGTTAAAAGAATTTCGCGAGAACGGGGGTAAACAATGA
- a CDS encoding Hypothetical protein (Family membership), translating to MKQTLYKLRKIERALVAIGLFAMMIIISYAVFNRFVLKNPLAWNEELTRYIFIWVIILGTNIGIEENAHVGIEFFRNLFPENITKFIEKFAIFGCFVFCVYMVMSGIQLTFAQSNQLSASLGMSMAYVYVAIPVGFALMGITYLEILIKMIKNEDLEIFHNKNKAIKFEEDEVIVETTTTGK from the coding sequence ATGAAGCAAACACTATATAAATTAAGAAAAATAGAAAGAGCTTTGGTAGCTATTGGTCTTTTTGCTATGATGATTATAATATCTTATGCAGTATTTAATAGGTTTGTTCTCAAAAATCCATTGGCTTGGAATGAAGAGCTTACAAGATATATTTTCATTTGGGTTATAATACTGGGTACAAACATAGGAATTGAAGAAAATGCTCACGTAGGGATAGAATTTTTTAGAAATTTATTTCCTGAGAATATCACAAAATTTATTGAGAAATTTGCTATATTTGGATGTTTTGTTTTCTGTGTGTACATGGTAATGTCCGGAATTCAATTGACCTTTGCACAATCAAATCAATTGTCGGCATCTCTTGGGATGAGTATGGCATATGTGTATGTCGCTATTCCTGTGGGTTTTGCTTTAATGGGGATTACATATCTCGAAATATTAATTAAAATGATCAAAAATGAAGATCTCGAAATTTTTCACAATAAGAATAAAGCAATAAAATTTGAAGAAGATGAAGTAATAGTGGAAACTACCACTACGGGAAAATAG
- the nifJ3 gene encoding Pyruvate-flavodoxin oxidoreductase (The oxidative decarboxylation of pyruvate to acetyl-CoA, a central step in energy metabolism, can occur by two different mechanisms. In anaerobic organisms, this reaction is reversibly catalysed by a single enzyme using either ferrodoxin or flavodoxin as the electron acceptor; High confidence in function and specificity): protein MKFNKDRRRMTVDGNTAAAYVSYAFSDIAAIYPITPSSPMAELIDEWSANGKKNLFGQRVEVTEMQSEGGAAGAIHGALHGGALATTYTASQGLLLMIPNMYKIAGELLPAVFHVAARSLAANNLSIFGDHQDVMAARQTGFTMLASSNVQQTMDLAAVAHLAAIKSSLPVLHFFDGFRTSHEIQKIKALEYEELDELLDYEAVEKFRARAKTPNNPTMINVTTNEDITFQMREAVNPFHDRVPEIVQDYMDKIGEIQGENYKLYNYYGHPEAEDLFVVMGAAADTIRGVVEALCKNGEKVGLIDVHLFRPFAVSHFLKSAPETVKRVAVLDRTKEPGSAGEPLYLEVRNAFYTRENSPLVVGGRFGLASKEFAPNDVLAILENLRREEPIDGFTVGINDDVTNKSLPQKDYEFNTVPEGTVACKFWGYGSDGTVGANKSTIKIIGNNTDKYVQAYFAYDAKKSGGTTISHLRFGDEPIREPYGVNQADFIAVHKQAYVQKYDVLNGIKNGGIFLLNTIWGVDELEKEIPDSLKKEIAEKNVEFYIINADELAEGIGLAGRTNMIMQSAFFKLANVIEIEKAVEYMNAEIVNSYGSKGEDIVNKNKEAIQVGLNNIIKVEVLAEWKDLEAKSLKTVYEGASDFVNEVIEPINRLQGDSIPVSAFKGVESGVFPTGTTKYEKREVSNHVSCWDSEKCIQCNQCSFVCPHAVIRPFLYDEEEAENAPNKEELLDAKGKPGYKYAIVVSGQDCTGCTNCVNICPTKALEMTEFKDKREEYIDRWNYAINLPEREIEDKERFTLKGSQFCVPLQEFSGACAGCGETPYAKLVTQLYGDRMMITNSAGCSTVWGGSAQMSYTYNQKGQGPAWTYSLFEDNAEFGLGIYKGVKKLRDMTLSKVKSLVEQDDISESLKEAAQDWIKGFDDSEGTRKRADAFEKELKEDGGEAALEILKSKDYLIKRSHWIFGGDGWAYDIGYGGLDHVLASGENVNILVFDTEVYSNTGGQSSKATPTAAVAKFAANGKRTRKKDLGRMAMTYGYVYVAQIAMGANRNQALKAIVEAEAYDGPSIVICYSPCINHGIKGGLTDTQGHQKLAVESGYWNLYRYNPNLEKEGKNPFQLDSKAPTKSFRDFIMSENRYSSLTRTFPEVAEELFEQAEKDAIERYKKYSELSEG from the coding sequence ATGAAGTTTAATAAAGATAGACGCAGAATGACCGTAGATGGGAATACGGCCGCCGCATATGTATCTTATGCCTTTAGTGATATTGCGGCAATTTATCCGATTACACCATCTTCTCCCATGGCTGAATTAATAGATGAATGGTCAGCTAACGGAAAAAAGAATTTATTTGGACAAAGGGTTGAAGTTACAGAAATGCAATCTGAAGGTGGAGCGGCAGGTGCAATTCACGGTGCTTTACACGGAGGAGCTTTGGCAACCACTTATACAGCATCACAAGGTCTGCTTTTAATGATTCCCAACATGTATAAAATTGCAGGAGAGCTGCTACCTGCTGTATTTCATGTTGCTGCAAGATCACTTGCCGCAAACAACCTTAGTATTTTCGGGGATCACCAAGACGTAATGGCTGCAAGACAAACAGGATTTACCATGCTTGCATCTTCGAATGTTCAACAAACTATGGATTTAGCTGCAGTTGCACACCTCGCAGCTATTAAGTCGAGTCTTCCGGTGCTTCATTTCTTTGATGGATTCAGGACATCACATGAAATTCAAAAAATTAAAGCCCTTGAATATGAAGAACTTGATGAGTTGCTTGATTACGAAGCTGTTGAAAAATTCAGAGCAAGAGCGAAAACTCCGAATAACCCTACAATGATAAATGTAACCACTAATGAAGATATAACTTTTCAAATGAGAGAAGCGGTAAATCCTTTCCATGACAGAGTTCCTGAAATAGTGCAGGATTACATGGATAAAATAGGTGAAATTCAAGGCGAAAATTATAAATTATACAATTATTACGGACATCCTGAGGCGGAAGATTTATTCGTAGTAATGGGAGCGGCGGCTGATACTATTCGTGGAGTTGTAGAAGCTCTTTGCAAAAATGGAGAAAAAGTCGGCTTAATAGATGTGCATTTGTTCCGTCCTTTTGCAGTTTCTCATTTTCTGAAGTCAGCTCCTGAAACTGTAAAAAGAGTTGCGGTTCTCGATAGAACAAAAGAGCCGGGTTCTGCAGGAGAACCCCTGTATTTAGAGGTTAGAAATGCTTTTTACACAAGAGAAAATTCCCCTCTTGTTGTAGGAGGCCGTTTTGGACTTGCTTCAAAGGAATTTGCACCTAATGATGTACTTGCCATATTGGAAAACTTAAGAAGAGAAGAACCTATTGACGGCTTTACTGTAGGTATAAATGATGACGTTACAAACAAGTCTCTTCCTCAAAAGGATTACGAATTCAATACAGTTCCTGAAGGTACTGTTGCTTGTAAATTCTGGGGTTACGGATCCGATGGAACCGTTGGAGCAAACAAGTCAACTATCAAAATAATAGGAAATAACACTGATAAATACGTTCAAGCTTATTTTGCATATGATGCTAAGAAATCAGGAGGTACGACTATTTCTCACTTGAGATTTGGTGATGAACCCATACGTGAACCTTACGGAGTAAATCAAGCGGATTTTATAGCTGTGCATAAACAGGCTTATGTACAAAAATATGATGTACTCAACGGCATTAAAAACGGCGGTATTTTTCTATTAAATACTATTTGGGGTGTTGATGAACTTGAAAAAGAAATTCCTGATTCCTTAAAAAAAGAAATAGCAGAAAAAAATGTTGAGTTTTATATTATAAACGCTGATGAGTTAGCTGAAGGAATAGGTCTTGCAGGAAGAACAAACATGATTATGCAATCTGCATTTTTTAAGCTTGCCAATGTAATTGAAATTGAAAAAGCAGTAGAGTATATGAATGCTGAAATAGTTAATAGCTATGGTTCCAAGGGAGAAGATATAGTAAACAAAAATAAGGAAGCTATACAGGTAGGACTTAACAATATAATCAAGGTAGAAGTTCTTGCTGAATGGAAGGATCTTGAAGCTAAAAGCTTAAAGACAGTATATGAAGGAGCATCGGATTTTGTCAATGAAGTTATTGAACCTATCAACAGACTTCAAGGAGATTCAATTCCCGTAAGTGCCTTTAAGGGAGTGGAATCGGGAGTATTCCCCACAGGTACTACAAAATACGAAAAACGTGAAGTTTCAAATCACGTATCTTGCTGGGATTCCGAAAAATGTATCCAATGTAATCAATGTTCCTTTGTATGTCCTCATGCAGTAATAAGACCTTTCTTATATGATGAAGAGGAAGCTGAGAATGCCCCCAACAAAGAAGAACTTTTAGATGCAAAGGGAAAACCTGGATACAAGTATGCGATTGTAGTCTCAGGGCAAGACTGTACAGGTTGTACAAACTGCGTAAACATTTGTCCTACCAAAGCTCTTGAAATGACGGAATTTAAAGATAAAAGAGAAGAGTATATAGATAGATGGAACTATGCTATAAACTTACCTGAAAGAGAAATTGAAGATAAGGAAAGATTTACACTGAAGGGAAGCCAGTTCTGCGTACCGCTACAAGAATTTTCAGGAGCTTGTGCAGGCTGTGGAGAAACGCCTTATGCAAAATTAGTTACGCAACTCTATGGTGATAGAATGATGATAACGAACTCAGCTGGATGTTCTACAGTATGGGGTGGTTCGGCACAGATGTCCTACACCTATAATCAAAAAGGACAAGGTCCGGCTTGGACATATTCACTATTTGAAGACAATGCTGAATTTGGTCTGGGTATTTATAAAGGTGTAAAAAAATTACGTGACATGACTTTAAGTAAGGTAAAATCCTTAGTTGAACAGGATGATATATCTGAATCATTAAAAGAAGCAGCACAAGATTGGATAAAGGGATTTGATGATTCTGAAGGAACAAGAAAACGTGCTGATGCCTTTGAAAAAGAGTTAAAGGAAGATGGAGGCGAAGCAGCTCTTGAAATTCTTAAGAGCAAAGATTATTTGATAAAAAGATCTCACTGGATATTTGGTGGAGATGGATGGGCTTACGATATCGGATATGGTGGATTAGACCACGTGCTTGCATCGGGAGAAAATGTAAATATATTGGTGTTTGATACGGAAGTTTATTCAAACACAGGAGGTCAATCTTCAAAGGCGACACCTACAGCTGCTGTTGCGAAATTTGCAGCAAATGGAAAGAGGACAAGAAAGAAAGATCTCGGACGTATGGCTATGACCTATGGTTATGTATATGTAGCTCAAATAGCGATGGGTGCAAATAGAAATCAAGCTCTTAAGGCGATAGTTGAAGCTGAAGCCTATGACGGACCAAGTATAGTTATCTGTTACAGTCCCTGCATTAATCACGGCATCAAGGGAGGACTCACAGACACTCAGGGACATCAAAAACTTGCTGTAGAATCAGGATATTGGAATTTGTACAGATACAATCCTAATTTGGAAAAAGAAGGCAAAAATCCTTTCCAACTTGATTCAAAAGCACCGACAAAATCCTTTAGAGATTTCATAATGTCAGAAAACAGATATTCTTCATTGACAAGAACATTCCCTGAAGTTGCAGAAGAACTTTTTGAACAAGCAGAAAAAGACGCAATTGAACGTTACAAAAAATATTCAGAATTATCAGAAGGATAA
- a CDS encoding L-lactate dehydrogenase ((S)-lactate + NAD+ = pyruvate + NADH; High confidence in function and specificity): MTVVGAGGKVGTAISYALVSRSIPTELVLMDINEKKARGEAEDLRHCAAFTDTMNIRYGDVEETANSDIIIISAGAPQEANITRLTPLKKNVAIYKSMVPDLAKNSPDAIFLIVTNPVDILTRLTIELTGFPKERVIGSGTLLDTSRLKYYLGQTFNISPNNIEGYMLGEHGDTQFAAWSLLRFAGIAFDDFLEMKGEKFTDSERKELEDKIRKVAFEIVACKGGTDLAIGLSIATIVDCILNDKKLVYPLSSLIEDAYGYSNICLSLPTVIGREGVLEKWVPKLNDEEIQFFKASCEAMKEYTDIMFEELNK; this comes from the coding sequence ATTACTGTAGTGGGAGCAGGCGGCAAAGTAGGAACAGCCATATCATATGCTTTAGTGAGCAGGAGTATTCCTACAGAACTTGTATTGATGGATATAAATGAGAAAAAAGCCAGAGGTGAAGCTGAAGATTTAAGACATTGTGCAGCTTTTACCGACACTATGAATATCAGATATGGAGATGTTGAAGAAACTGCTAATTCAGATATCATTATAATCAGTGCTGGAGCACCGCAAGAAGCTAATATCACCAGATTGACACCACTAAAGAAAAATGTAGCTATTTACAAATCCATGGTTCCGGATTTAGCAAAGAACAGCCCGGATGCTATTTTTCTAATTGTGACAAACCCGGTTGATATTTTAACAAGATTGACAATTGAACTCACAGGTTTTCCCAAAGAAAGAGTAATAGGCTCAGGTACTCTTCTCGATACTTCCAGATTGAAATATTATTTAGGTCAAACATTTAATATAAGTCCAAATAATATAGAGGGATATATGTTAGGAGAGCATGGTGATACACAATTTGCAGCTTGGTCTTTGTTAAGATTTGCAGGGATTGCCTTCGATGACTTTTTAGAAATGAAAGGAGAAAAATTTACCGATTCTGAAAGAAAGGAACTTGAAGACAAAATCAGAAAAGTTGCCTTTGAGATTGTAGCGTGCAAAGGAGGTACAGATTTAGCTATAGGGTTATCCATCGCAACTATAGTTGATTGCATTTTAAATGATAAAAAATTAGTTTATCCTCTTTCTTCTTTAATTGAGGACGCCTACGGTTATTCAAATATTTGTTTAAGTTTGCCCACTGTAATTGGAAGAGAAGGAGTTTTGGAAAAATGGGTTCCTAAACTCAATGATGAAGAAATTCAATTCTTTAAAGCATCTTGTGAAGCGATGAAAGAATATACGGATATAATGTTTGAAGAACTAAATAAGTAA
- a CDS encoding Hypothetical protein (Family membership), with translation MNLKKESKETYEIIEKSLEPVKKYMHSHGGDIFIRDISQNKIEVELSGACAFCQGGAEEIKELIKNNLKDEIKNNYEIEVVSYISSDLLAQAKKILNK, from the coding sequence ATGAATTTAAAAAAAGAATCGAAAGAGACATATGAAATAATCGAAAAATCTTTAGAACCGGTAAAAAAGTACATGCATTCACATGGAGGAGATATATTTATAAGAGATATATCCCAAAATAAAATTGAAGTTGAGCTCAGTGGAGCTTGTGCTTTTTGCCAAGGCGGAGCAGAAGAGATAAAAGAATTGATTAAGAATAATTTAAAGGATGAAATAAAAAACAATTATGAGATTGAAGTAGTATCCTATATTTCATCAGATTTGCTTGCTCAAGCTAAAAAGATTTTAAATAAATAG
- the abfD gene encoding 4-hydroxybutyryl-CoA dehydratase/vinylacetyl-CoA-Delta-isomerase (Catalyzes the reversible conversion of 4-hydroxybutyryl-CoA to crotonyl-CoA. The mechanism of the reaction seems to go through three steps: (1) the FAD-dependent oxidation of 4-hydroxybutyryl-CoA to 4-hydroxycrotonyl-CoA; (2) the hydroxyl group is substituted by a hydride derived from the now reduced FAD in an SN2' reaction leading to vinylacetyl-CoA; (3) isomerization to yield crotonyl-CoA; High confidence in function and specificity) has translation MARKTGAQYEESIRALNMNVYMFGEKIEKPLDHPILRPSFNSVKATYEFADSKSKDLFVANSPFIEGEVNRFNHIHESADDLVKKVTMQRFLGQKTAACFQRCVGMDGMNAVFSTTYEIDDKYSTRYHERFVKYLKYIQENDLVVDGAMTDPKGDRGKSPSAQDDPDLYLHVVERREDGIVVRGAKAHQTGATNSHEILVMPTVSMKPEDKDYSVSFAVPVDAPGIVMIIGRQSCDTRKLEDSPMDVGNLRYGGMEALIVFDDVFVPNDRIFMDGETDFSGMLVERFAGYHRQSYACKTGVGDVLIGAAALAADYNGVPKASHIKDKLIEMNHLNETIWSSALACSYSGWKTSSGNYMCDLLLANVCKQNVTRFPYEISRLAQDIAGGMMVTTPSEKDFKSEAVGKYVEKYLKGVSDISTEDRIRIMRLIENLSLGTAAVGYLTESMHGAGSPQAQRIMIARQSNMEEKKRFAKHIAMIKKS, from the coding sequence ATGGCAAGAAAGACGGGAGCTCAGTACGAAGAAAGTATAAGGGCTCTAAACATGAACGTTTATATGTTCGGAGAGAAGATTGAAAAACCATTAGATCATCCTATATTAAGACCTTCTTTTAATTCTGTAAAAGCGACTTATGAGTTTGCAGATAGCAAAAGCAAGGATTTATTTGTTGCAAATTCTCCATTTATAGAGGGAGAAGTAAACAGATTTAATCACATTCATGAAAGCGCGGATGATTTAGTAAAAAAAGTCACTATGCAGAGATTTTTGGGACAAAAGACTGCGGCTTGTTTTCAAAGATGCGTTGGTATGGATGGAATGAATGCGGTATTCAGTACAACGTATGAAATCGATGACAAATACTCAACGAGATACCACGAAAGGTTTGTTAAATACTTGAAATATATTCAAGAAAACGATTTAGTTGTCGATGGAGCGATGACTGATCCGAAAGGCGATAGAGGAAAATCTCCAAGTGCTCAAGATGATCCGGATCTATATTTACACGTTGTAGAGAGAAGAGAAGATGGAATAGTAGTTAGAGGCGCTAAGGCTCATCAAACAGGTGCAACTAATTCTCATGAGATATTGGTTATGCCCACAGTATCCATGAAGCCTGAAGATAAGGATTACTCCGTTAGCTTTGCAGTTCCCGTAGATGCTCCGGGAATAGTAATGATAATAGGAAGACAAAGCTGCGATACAAGAAAGCTTGAAGATAGTCCTATGGATGTGGGGAATTTACGCTATGGCGGAATGGAAGCGCTGATAGTATTTGATGATGTGTTTGTTCCCAATGACAGAATATTCATGGATGGAGAAACGGATTTTTCCGGAATGTTAGTTGAGAGATTTGCAGGGTATCATCGTCAATCTTATGCTTGTAAGACGGGAGTAGGAGATGTACTTATAGGTGCAGCGGCATTGGCGGCAGATTATAATGGAGTGCCGAAGGCAAGTCATATAAAAGATAAGTTGATAGAAATGAATCATTTAAATGAAACTATTTGGTCAAGTGCTCTTGCGTGCTCATACTCAGGTTGGAAAACAAGCTCCGGGAACTATATGTGTGATTTGCTTTTAGCTAATGTATGTAAACAAAATGTCACAAGATTCCCCTATGAAATTTCAAGACTCGCTCAAGATATAGCGGGTGGAATGATGGTTACAACACCATCGGAAAAAGACTTCAAGAGCGAAGCGGTCGGCAAATATGTAGAAAAATATCTAAAGGGCGTATCGGATATTTCGACAGAAGATAGAATTAGAATAATGAGACTTATCGAAAACCTTTCCCTTGGAACAGCGGCGGTAGGATATTTAACAGAATCAATGCATGGAGCAGGAAGTCCTCAAGCGCAAAGGATTATGATTGCGCGTCAATCCAACATGGAAGAGAAAAAGAGGTTTGCAAAACACATTGCAATGATAAAAAAATCATAG